A window of the Carassius gibelio isolate Cgi1373 ecotype wild population from Czech Republic chromosome B16, carGib1.2-hapl.c, whole genome shotgun sequence genome harbors these coding sequences:
- the mrap2a gene encoding melanocortin-2 receptor accessory protein 2A has protein sequence MPRFQHLNSTSIPNHNYEWSYEYYDDEEPVSFEGLKAHRYSIVIGFWVGLAVFVIFMFFVLTLLTKTGAPHPEATEPYEKRMRLTSCAEGLGRQREADPRTSLSRPLLEESRSFFHCYINEEEREGGRATAGAAHGCTGSGNSRDQVETVGLAVQSMVMDTRAEREAALLAHFNIPNFVNSELNSVLGDEDLLLGDPPIIMEEARPRCTHHIID, from the exons ATGCCGAGGTTCCAGCATTTAAACAGCACTAGTATACCAAATCACAATTATGAATGGAGCTACGAATACTACGACGACGAAGAACCTGTGTCTTTTGAGGGACTCAAAGCACATCGAT ATTCCATTGTGATCGGCTTTTGGGTGGGTCTtgcagtttttgtcatttttatgttttttgttctgACTCTTCTGACCAAAACAGGAGCACCACACCCAGA GGCCACGGAGCCTTATGAGAAACGAATGCGTCTCACAAGCTGCGCCGAGGGTCTGGGCCGCCAACGTGAGGCAGACCCCCGAACGAGTCTCTCTCGCCCATTGCTGGAAGAGTCCCGGTCTTTTTTTCACTGTTACATAAACGAAGAAGAGCGAGAAGGAGGCAGGGCCACTGCTGGTGCCGCCCATGGATGTACAGGAAGCGGCAACTCCAGAGACCAGGTGGAAACGGTCGGCCTAGCTGTGCAAAGCATGGTCATGGACACCAGGGCGGAACGAGAGGCGGCACTCTTGGCGCATTTTAACATCCCCAACTTTGTGAACTCAGAACTGAATTCTGTGTTGGGGGATGAAGATTTACTACTTGGCGATCCACCGATCATCATGGAGGAGGCCCGTCCACGCTGTACCCATCATATCATTGACTAA